CGCGGGGTCGGCGCGCCCGGCGCGATCGGCGGCCGGCCGGGCAATCCGGGCCTACGCTCGGGCGGAGCAGCGGGTCCACAGGAGGGTGCCGTCATGGCCGAGAAGTCGAAGAGCTCCGCCGTCGAGATCGACGTCGCGGGGCGCACCGTGCGGGTGTCCAGCCCCGAGCGGGTGATCTTCCCCGAGCGGGGCCTGACGAAGCTCGACGTCGCCGAGTACTACGTCGCCGTCGGGGAGGGCATCCTCAACGCGCTGCGGGACCGGCCGACGACGCTCGAGCGGTGGCCGAAGGGCGTCTTCGAGGGGGCGAAGATGGCGACCCGCACCGACAGCGAGGGTGACGCGTTCTTCCAGAAGCGGGTGCCCAAGGGGGCGCCGGACTACGTCGAGACGGCGCACATCACGTTCCCCAGCGGCCGGTCGGCGGACGAGATCGCGCCGACGGAGCTCGCCGTCGTCGTCTGGGCGGCCCACATGGGCACGCTGACGTTCCACCCGTGGCCCGTGGTGCGCGCCGACGTCGACAAGCCGGACCAGATCCGCATCGACCTCGACCCCCAGCCGGGCACCGACTACGACGACGCCGCCCGGGTGGCGCCGGAGGTCCGAGCCCTCCTCGAGGAGCTCGGCATGGAGGGCTTCCCCAAGACCTCGGGCGGGCGCGGGCTGCACATCTTCGTCCCCATCCAGCCGAAGTGGGACTTCGTCGACGCACGCCGGGCGGCGATCGCCTTCGGCCGGGAGATCGAGCGGCGGGTGCCCGACCTGGTGACGATGAACTGGTGGAAGGAGGAGCGCGGCGAGAAGATCTTCATCGACTACAACCAGATGGCGCGAGACCGCACCATCGCCTCGGCGTACTCCATCCGGCCGAACAAGCGCGCCACGGTCTCGGCGCCGCTGCGGTGGGAGGAGATCCCGGACGTGGCGCCGAACGACTTCGACGTCCTCACCGTCCCGGGGCGGCTCGCGGAGGTCGGTGACCTCTTCGCCGGCGCGAACTCGCAGCGGTACGGCATCGAGGCGCTGCTGGAGATGGCCGAGCGCGACGAGCGCGACCACGGCCACGGGGACCTGCCCTACCCGCCGGACTACCCGAAGATGCCGGGCGAGCCCAAGCGCGTGCAGCCGAGCAAGGACCGCGACCGCAAGCGCTGAGCGGGGCTTGTGTTGGGCGGGGGCTTGAGCGGGGCGGGCGTTGGGCGGGGCGCGCGAACCGGCGGGGCGCGCGTAGCTGGGAGCTTGAGCGGGGCGGGCGTTGAGCACGGCGCGCGGAGCCCCCGGGTGGTGCCCTGCCGAGTTCGATAGTCCCCGCCCAGTTCGCTAGTTCATGCCGAGTTCGCTAGTTCTGCGTAGCGAACTCGGCACGGAATGGCGAACTCGGCGCTGGTGCACTGCTCGAGTTCGCTGATTCATGCCGAGTTCGATGGTTCTGGCGAGTGGAATCGGCGTGGGTTGACGGTCTCGGCGGGGACGAGCGACCGTGGCGCGGCCGTCGACCGGCGTGGAGGCGTCTCCGTGGCGGCGCGCCTCCACAAGCGATGGCAGGAAGCGGTTGTCCACAGATCGGAGCCCCCGGCCGCCTGCGCACGGGCGGGCCCCTCTAGCGTCGTGCCATGGCGGCGAACAGTGGTGTTCGGGTGGCGGTGGGGATTCTCGCGGCAGGGTTGGCGCTCGCGGGGTGCGGGGCAAGTGGCGACGGCAAGGCGTCCGGTTCGCCGTCCGCCAAGGCCGCATCCACCGAGACTGTGACGAGCGTGGAGCCGCTCGGGACGGCGACCCCCGCGCCGCCGGTGCCGAGCTCACCGCCGCCTCCGCCGCCGAACGTTCCTGCGCCGGAGCGCCCGGCGGAGATGGACCTCCAGGACCAGACGGGGTCGGTGGCGGCGGCCCAGTACTTCTTCGCGCTGCTTCATTACGGGACAGCGACCGGCAACCTGGCGGCGTGGGACGCGATGGTGCATCTGGACTGCGCCCAGTGTGGGCGTGAACGGCAGGCAATGATCGACGCGCACGCGGCCGGCCAGTATGACTGGAACGATCGGGAGGTCCGCCAGGTCTGGGTCGCGCCGCCGGAGGACGGCAACTTCTCCGTGACGTTGGAGCTCGAACCGACACCGCTGACCGAGCCGGCGCCTCCCGACGCCGTCCCGCTGCTCGTCATGGAGTTCAGGCTCCGGTGGGGTGATGCCGGCTGGCAGGTGCATCAGGTGGCCTATGGCGGCCCGGAGCAGGTGCCGGAGTGGCCGTCGGACGCGCCGTCGCCGTCACCGCCCCCGCCGTCGCGGTAGGGGGTGTGGCGGGACGGCGCCGATGGGGCACGCCGGTCTCAGACCCCGGCGTCTGCCTCACCCCTGGTGATCGTGCAGAAACGCCGGGCGCGGTCGGCGCGCGCTCGGTTGTGTTGATCAACGGCTTGTTGGAGTGGCGAGGGGCCAGGTGGCCCACCCGTTGGGAAGGTTTCGCAGGACAGGTGTGGCTGCGTCGAGGCGTTCCGCAGCAAACTCTTGAGAGCGAGACCGTCCGGTGCTGACGCCGTCAGGGTAGGTGAATGCGTACTCGACCCAGGGGCGGAATCCCCGTTCAATGGTTTCCCGGTAGTGTCCGGCGGCGACCGCGAGCACGTGCTGCTCGAGCTCGTCAGCTTCTACGTCCCAGTTCGAGTCACAGGCGTCGCAGCCGCAGATCGGGTGAAGGAAGTCATGCAGCAGACCCGCGTGCAGAGAGATGCCCGGGTATGCGGTGAACACGAAGGTGAGCGTCGCGCAGGCCGGGTCGTTCGGGCGGATCCGCACCGCGCGCACCACGTCGGAGATCGGGCGGAGGAGGTCCGCCGCTACTTCCTCATCCTCCTGGACGCCGACGTCGTAAGTGTTCCGCAGGTACGCGATAAGAGCGTCGGCGATGGTGTGGATGGGCGCGAAACGCTCGGGGTGGGTGTCGACCGAATAGGTGTCCTCCGGGGGTGAGCCGCTCCACCGACTCCCATAGTCGATGACCTGCCCGTCGGCGTCGCGGAAGACGGGCGCTTCGATCGGCGGCCGGGCGTAGGGGGTCACGCACTCATCCTCACAGGGGCGCGCCGTGCTTGGGAACGCGCGCGACCGTGGGCGGGGTGCCCGTCAACAGTCGCTCGCAGAAAGCGGAAGTACGTGAGCAATGCGGACTAGACGTAGAACCCGTCACGGAGGTTGATGCCGTGCTCGACCCAGACCTTGAGGGCGGCCAGCATGGTCGACCACCCCTCGCAGTTGTCGAAGGCGTGCTTGGCGCCGTCGGCGGTGGGCTGCCACGAGGACTCGGTGATGGTGACCAGGGTGCGCGTGTCGCCGTCGACGGGCTCGAACTCGAAGGTCGTGGTGGTGGTGCCGTCGGTGGCGGTCGTCGCCTCCCCGCCCCACCGGATCACGAGGCGTCGCGGAGAATCGGCCTCGACGACCGTGACGGGGAAGGCTCCGGGGAAGTCGTGGAAGTCCCACGTGACGTCGTTGCCGGGTTCGAGCCGGCCGCGGGCGCCGCCGGTCGTGAAGTAGCGCGACAGCTGCTCGGGGTCGGCGACCGCTTCGTACACCTCGGCGCAGGGACGGGCGACGCGGCCCGAGACGGTGAAGGACAGCTCGGTGAGCTCCGGGGGAGTGGACATGTTGTAAAGTTACAACATGTCTGGTGAGCGGGACAACAGCGACGACGACGTCTTCAAGGCGCTCGCGTCCGGCACCCGGCGCCGCATGCTCGACGTCATCAAGGCGCGACCGTGCACCACGGGGGAGCTCTGCGCCCAGTTCGCCGAGCTCGACCGGACGACGGTCCTGCAGCACTTGAGGGTGCTCGAACGCGCGGAACTGGTCACCGGCCGGAAGGTGGGCCGGGAGCGGCACCTCGCGCTGGCGCCCCTGCCCATCAAGCGCATTTACGACCGCTGGCTCGGCGACTACACCCGGGCGGCCGTGGGGCTGCTCGCGGACCTCGACTCAGGCGCTCGCTAGAGCGGTGTCGCGGCCGCGGATGTCGGGGGCTCGCTCCGGTCGCCGGTGCCATCGGAAACGCCTGGTCTCCGCATCGGTTCTCCCAGCAGCCTTGGTCGACGGGGGCTGCTAAGACGTTCCCGCGGGAACGCGTCGTCGACGGTCGTATCCGATGCGTTTCCGCGGAAACGCTTTGGCGGCGCATGTACGCGAACCCGACCGGATTCCTGTGGACATTCGTCGCATTGTCCACAGATTGTGCCGAAGCCCTTCCCAGGCGACTGGGCGCCGCTCTAGCGTCTGGCCATGGTGGGGATGCGGGGTGGCATGCGCGCCGTGGCGGGGCTCGTCGCTGCGTCCGCGGTGCTCGCCGGTTGCGGCGGGTCAGCGTCCCCTGGGCCGTCGCCGAGCGTCGAACCGACGACGGCGCCCAGCGCGACCCCATCGGGGACGCCGGCGCCGGGGCCGACGGACTGGCCGATGCCGGAACGCCCCGACTCCATGGACCGTGACGACGTCGTCGGTGCTAAGGCGGCCGCGCAGTACTTCATCGAGATGTACCCCTACGTGTACGCGACCGGGGACCTCGAGGAGTGGCGGGAGATGTCGCACGAGGAGTGCGAGTTTTGCTTCACCGTCATTGACAACGTCGAACAGATGCACCGTGACGGCGAGTACGGCCTCGGCGGGGGCATCACGGTCGACGAGGTCATGGTCATGGACCCGGAAGGAGGGGTAGAGGGAGTAGCCGTGGCGCTGCGGGTCACGGAAGCTCCGTCAGCCGTGTACTCCGAGGCGGGCACCGTGCAGAGCAGCACGATGGGTGGTGACGCCTACTACGTCCCAACGCTGGTGCGGGAAGCGGACCAGTGGCTTGTCACGACCCTCGCGATAGACACGGACATCGAATGATGTGGCCATTCTCCCGACTGGCATTCGTCGGGGCGCTCGGCGTGGCACTGACAAGTGGGCTGAGTGTCCAGACGTCAGCGCTCGACCCGGAATCGGCGCCCGCACCAGCACCCACATCAGCACCCGCGCCAACGGTCCG
The sequence above is a segment of the Georgenia faecalis genome. Coding sequences within it:
- the ligD gene encoding non-homologous end-joining DNA ligase — protein: MAEKSKSSAVEIDVAGRTVRVSSPERVIFPERGLTKLDVAEYYVAVGEGILNALRDRPTTLERWPKGVFEGAKMATRTDSEGDAFFQKRVPKGAPDYVETAHITFPSGRSADEIAPTELAVVVWAAHMGTLTFHPWPVVRADVDKPDQIRIDLDPQPGTDYDDAARVAPEVRALLEELGMEGFPKTSGGRGLHIFVPIQPKWDFVDARRAAIAFGREIERRVPDLVTMNWWKEERGEKIFIDYNQMARDRTIASAYSIRPNKRATVSAPLRWEEIPDVAPNDFDVLTVPGRLAEVGDLFAGANSQRYGIEALLEMAERDERDHGHGDLPYPPDYPKMPGEPKRVQPSKDRDRKR
- a CDS encoding DUF6318 family protein, whose protein sequence is MAANSGVRVAVGILAAGLALAGCGASGDGKASGSPSAKAASTETVTSVEPLGTATPAPPVPSSPPPPPPNVPAPERPAEMDLQDQTGSVAAAQYFFALLHYGTATGNLAAWDAMVHLDCAQCGRERQAMIDAHAAGQYDWNDREVRQVWVAPPEDGNFSVTLELEPTPLTEPAPPDAVPLLVMEFRLRWGDAGWQVHQVAYGGPEQVPEWPSDAPSPSPPPPSR
- a CDS encoding DUF6226 family protein, with translation MTPYARPPIEAPVFRDADGQVIDYGSRWSGSPPEDTYSVDTHPERFAPIHTIADALIAYLRNTYDVGVQEDEEVAADLLRPISDVVRAVRIRPNDPACATLTFVFTAYPGISLHAGLLHDFLHPICGCDACDSNWDVEADELEQHVLAVAAGHYRETIERGFRPWVEYAFTYPDGVSTGRSRSQEFAAERLDAATPVLRNLPNGWATWPLATPTSR
- a CDS encoding SRPBCC domain-containing protein — translated: MSTPPELTELSFTVSGRVARPCAEVYEAVADPEQLSRYFTTGGARGRLEPGNDVTWDFHDFPGAFPVTVVEADSPRRLVIRWGGEATTATDGTTTTTFEFEPVDGDTRTLVTITESSWQPTADGAKHAFDNCEGWSTMLAALKVWVEHGINLRDGFYV
- a CDS encoding ArsR/SmtB family transcription factor gives rise to the protein MSGERDNSDDDVFKALASGTRRRMLDVIKARPCTTGELCAQFAELDRTTVLQHLRVLERAELVTGRKVGRERHLALAPLPIKRIYDRWLGDYTRAAVGLLADLDSGAR
- a CDS encoding DUF6318 family protein; the encoded protein is MPERPDSMDRDDVVGAKAAAQYFIEMYPYVYATGDLEEWREMSHEECEFCFTVIDNVEQMHRDGEYGLGGGITVDEVMVMDPEGGVEGVAVALRVTEAPSAVYSEAGTVQSSTMGGDAYYVPTLVREADQWLVTTLAIDTDIE